Proteins from one Patescibacteria group bacterium genomic window:
- a CDS encoding amidophosphoribosyltransferase has protein sequence MCGVFGYVAKKWNEELASFFALMGFFLQHRGQENCGAAFSNGDYIEDIIKGYGLVSTVFNDKFLKSFRDFQPLIATGHTRYATAGSKSMRCAQPQWMDFLEGRRVVCSNGDLPLLDQERKCLEDKEVFLLSSRNRQGEIVMPNDAEIILKKISLLAEENGRNFTKAIRDFMLTTKGAYSTALTFHDKLYLFRDPYGFRPLVYGYWKNSWVFASESCAFHESEAKVEGEVKPGELIIFTLDGKIKKHQLVEPKRPGQRCPFEWIYFSRPDSRLFGIGEKEFFAFRYELGRKLYQEQPLEEGIVVGVPNSGIPAAKGFARGGNLNDKVLFVHTPYITRTFIEKEGHRERKSRLKYSLMPSLLSSLIGKIQTRQIKTPVKIIIVDDSIVRLTTLKVLVSMVIEEWSNLGGQKKDLEIHTRIPSPMIKAPCYYGIDTPTYDELIAANHSEKEIAQILGAASVRYLSIKGLNETLDNFARPFNQERNFCNACFTDRYPTEVEPRV, from the coding sequence ATGTGTGGAGTATTTGGCTATGTGGCTAAAAAATGGAATGAAGAACTGGCGTCCTTTTTTGCTTTGATGGGTTTTTTCCTGCAGCACCGGGGACAGGAAAACTGTGGCGCTGCTTTTTCGAATGGAGATTATATTGAAGATATTATTAAAGGATATGGCTTAGTAAGCACTGTTTTTAATGATAAATTTTTGAAATCTTTCAGAGATTTTCAGCCTTTAATTGCCACTGGACATACACGCTACGCTACAGCCGGCAGCAAAAGTATGCGTTGTGCTCAGCCTCAATGGATGGATTTTTTAGAAGGAAGAAGAGTTGTTTGTTCAAACGGAGATTTACCTTTGCTTGATCAGGAGAGAAAATGTTTAGAAGATAAAGAAGTTTTTCTTTTAAGTAGCCGCAATCGACAAGGTGAAATAGTAATGCCTAATGATGCAGAAATTATTCTCAAAAAAATAAGTCTTTTAGCAGAAGAAAATGGAAGGAATTTTACTAAAGCGATAAGAGATTTTATGCTGACTACTAAAGGAGCTTATTCAACAGCCTTAACCTTTCATGATAAACTTTATCTTTTTCGCGATCCTTATGGTTTTCGCCCCTTAGTCTATGGGTATTGGAAAAATAGCTGGGTTTTTGCTTCCGAGAGTTGTGCTTTTCATGAATCAGAAGCTAAAGTAGAAGGTGAAGTAAAGCCGGGAGAGCTGATTATTTTTACCTTGGACGGTAAAATAAAAAAACATCAATTAGTAGAGCCTAAACGACCAGGGCAAAGATGTCCCTTTGAATGGATTTATTTTTCTCGTCCAGACAGCCGCCTTTTTGGTATAGGCGAAAAAGAGTTTTTCGCTTTTCGCTATGAGTTGGGAAGAAAACTTTATCAAGAGCAACCCCTTGAAGAGGGAATTGTAGTTGGAGTGCCAAACTCAGGCATCCCGGCCGCTAAAGGTTTTGCTCGAGGAGGAAACCTCAATGATAAAGTTTTGTTCGTACATACACCTTATATAACCCGAACTTTTATTGAAAAAGAAGGTCACCGCGAACGTAAATCCCGGCTCAAATACAGCCTGATGCCCTCTCTCCTCTCTTCTTTGATTGGCAAAATCCAGACAAGACAGATTAAAACCCCAGTGAAAATCATTATTGTTGATGATTCTATCGTGCGGTTGACGACATTAAAAGTTCTGGTCAGTATGGTTATAGAAGAATGGTCTAATTTGGGCGGTCAAAAAAAGGACCTAGAAATACACACTCGTATTCCCTCTCCCATGATCAAGGCTCCCTGCTATTACGGTATTGACACTCCGACTTATGATGAGCTTATTGCGGCCAATCATAGTGAAAAAGAAATAGCCCAGATACTGGGAGCAGCCAGTGTTCGTTACCTTTCTATTAAAGGTTTAAATGAAACCTTGGATAATTTTGCCAGACCTTTTAATCA
- the rpsT gene encoding 30S ribosomal protein S20 encodes MPIKKAAIKAIKQDKKRKKRNQKVKNNIKELRTAFRKAIESKNKKESEKISKKLIKAYDKASQHKSIKKNTAARKKSRLMKKLNKLKS; translated from the coding sequence ATGCCGATTAAAAAAGCAGCCATTAAAGCCATTAAACAAGACAAGAAAAGAAAAAAAAGAAACCAGAAAGTAAAAAATAATATAAAAGAATTGCGCACAGCTTTTCGCAAAGCCATAGAATCAAAAAATAAAAAAGAATCTGAAAAGATTTCCAAAAAACTCATTAAAGCTTATGATAAAGCCAGTCAGCATAAAAGTATCAAAAAAAATACAGCTGCTCGGAAAAAATCACGGCTAATGAAGAAGTTGAACAAACTTAAATCTTAA